TGACCAGgaaaaaagtatatattttgAGGAAACAAAcctagaaaaggaaaaataaatattaaacaaactGAATAGATATTTTTCCTACAACAGTTTATAAAACATCTGATTCTTCAGCCGGCAGGTGTCACCTTTGGGACGGTCTTGCTGGACAGGACTCTGGATGCTCTTAATCTGTAATCCTGTTCCCTTCTCTGCCCACTGATCTGTGGTCAGAccatctgacctttgacctttgggaTGAAGGAATAGTTCGTCAATTTGAGAAACAagcttcttctgtttctttctttccaggAGCTGGTTGAGAAGAATGGCACCTCTCTAAGCTAcagttatcttagcttagcataaagttTAAAAACATCTTCCAGCGcgatttaaaatgtattcaaatccACTTTTGATCTTACGTTCagcctttatgctaagctaagctaattaaGTGGTAAGGTAGCATCAGTCTCCTCGTCTGACTCCCAGCAGGAAAACCATCAAGCTCACGTCTCAAAATGTCGCACTATTCCTTTTGGCACAAACGTGCTTCCGTACAACATTAAACCGGCGTGCTCTGATCATCACTGACGTCACCCTCCTCTCACACcacaccccctcctccccttctaAGATGGCCAACAATGATGCTTTCACCGCCTCCATGACATCACTAAAACCAACCAATGACAGCGCTCGACCAGAAGACGGTCAAACGGCACTCTTTGCCTCGACACATGGCATGtttgtctctgctctctgcacCGCCACTCAGCCGTtaacattaatgtgtgtgtttgtgttgcagtgtgttAACGTGTCTCACTCTGTTTCCTGACACTTGTGTTGTTTCACATCACTTCTccgtttctttgtgtgtctcctgtTGTCGGTTGTTTGTGTATCATCCTCTCTTCCTTTACACCCTCACCCTCTCGCTCActcggtctctctctctctctctctctctcaatcccAGAGTTCCGTTCTCCGTCACATGGCGGCAACCTCAACCGCTCAGCGTCGCTGAGCTGCACTGAGCGCGCTCCAGAGAGCGCCTCCGTCTGTGGGAGCAACACTCAGATTCCAGGAACTCCCTTCCAGTACGTACCGGACTTCTGCGTTCGAGCACTCACAGATCTACAGTTCGTCAAggtaacttcctgtttcctccttaaacagaatcagctgatcagatctggatcagtctgactctctgactccttctgtgtgtttatccgtccattgtcatcctccatctttgacagtgacgtctagagtcacgtctctacatcagacgctcctattggctccggtgagtgatgtcacagccaatcagagtctctggatcagtcctgaatgtttctgacagaataaagacaatcagatatttggagctgatttttcttcattactgagcagaactcctgatcagataaagacagaaaggacccaaacacatgagaggaacttttctgtggttattctgctttttcctgatgagtttatggtgtccgtttctagtttcaagtcttcgaCACAACATgatgtgtgactgacagagtgcaccacccaatcaggatagagtacagagcaggtcacatccaccttctcctccggATTTCAataaaccaagatggctgacagtcCGCGATGAGTTCACTGTCTGTTGCTGTGTCTGACTCTCGATGTTGCCCCGCCCCTCAGGTGACTCGTGCTCAGTACCAGAACGGCCTCCTGGCGTCCAGGCTGGACAGCACGCCACAGTCTCCGGAGGGGAGCCATACTCGTCTGGACACCTCTGTCTCTTTGCCCCCCGTGACGCCACCAGGGACTCGCACTCCACTGCCGCTGGCCACGCCCCCTGCAAGGCGCCCGCCTTCCAAAACTCAGCCAACGCCACCGAGCAGCCGCACCACCCtgcccaccaccacctcctcctcttcctctagcCGCAGGCCGAGCCAGTCTCTGCCGCaagccaccccccctccaagCAACCACACCTCTCTCTCCCAAACCCCGCCATCCTCCATGAGTACGACGCCGTTCAACCCCCATCCCATTCTGTCCACCAAGTCCCCGACGTCTGCCGGCCCCGAGAACGGGCCGGGGGAGACCGCCACTCTGCTCAGTGAGCAGCAGAACTGTGTGGGACCCCGCCGGCCcagccacccccacccccacgtGCACGCCATCAGTCACGCTCACACTGAAAGCACCATCTAACGAATCTGAGGCCGCTGCCCAGGAGGCGTTCAAATATCTTTGCACTCACGCACTGGCAgtacttcctcttcctgtttcctgtttgctgtGGTCTCCTGAACTTAACtgagcccccccaccccccccccccccgcatgacccccccacccccaaaaaacaaacaaacaaacaaaaaaagaaaaaaaaaactgaaaaagatctAGATtagaaacaaagaggaagaacaggGAACATGTGAGTATGATTAAACACgtagacaggtgtgtgtgtgtgtgtgtgtgtgtgtgtgtgtggggcgcAATAATCAGTTCACCCAaattacaacaacacacataGTTTCTTCACACAAACTTTTGTCCTTGAAACTTTAAACGTCATAAAGATGCATCTGgccaacatgtttgtgtttcagtaaaCACTCTCTTGCTGCCTGAGAAAAGAGTGACGAATGAGGCTTCCTTTAACGAACCCCACAAAGTTTCTGACTAAAACCaaagaaattttaaatgtgagTGAACACAACCTAAATTAGAGACATGGCATCAAGCTCACTTGATCACTCACTTCACTTTTAGTTGTGATGACAGAATTTAAACACGATACGATTTAAAGACGTCTCTAAATTCTGCTTCAATTGAAGTGGAACCTTAAATGAGAAGAAGATTGTAATTATTCGTGACTAGAACAGATTTTTATATGGATTTAATACTAAAATTGGAAAAACtaatttttaatttctgcaGCATGCGTCGTAAACAGTCAACAGGAATATTAGTTAATGAGGCTAGGTCCTTTAAGTCTCTGTCAGTGCTGTGAAGGTGGACTTTGTTGTGGCCTACCTCCTGTCTGAGGCAGGGTatgttttcagttatttcattACCAAGACGGatattaaactaaaatatttattttgctcaatatttatttcatatttatttgacGTTCAGTCAGCTGTTTTGTATTGTAGAACTTAGACTAGTCTTTTGGTGAGAATGCTGCAGATTAAGCTGCACAGACACTTTTATTCATCTCCGTCACTGTGAAGCTTCAGAACATCGAGACGCGAACAGACGACCAAAGAGGAGCTGAAGTCGTTTCTTTACTGAAGCTGATGTCAAAAACGTTTGGCTGGAAATGAcactggactttttttttgttattattattattattattattattagttttatttttgtttgtctcctctgaGTTAGTTTGTCAAAGCTAAAAGTTTGAGTGAATGGAAGTGACCTGAGGAGGGAAATGACTCTCACCGTCTGTTGTTTTATATAATGGAGCAGTTCTTTGGCTCGTACTTTGGAAAGTTTTGTTCACTTTCATGTTGAGCGTTAGATGAGAAGTTGGAGCTGAAGCCAGCAgacagttagcttagcttagcacactGACTGGTTTTATTGAAAGGTGTAAAAGAGAAGCTGTAAAACTCagtgaaacatgtttttttgtttgtgtagagTTGTGTCTGAACCATAAAAGCagactttgttgttttcatatttctgtttacTATTTTCAGAGTAAACAGGAtattatgtgtgtttttatgctaagctaagctaatcacATTCTGATTTACAGCATTTGAACTTCATGTAAACTTAAATTTCCTTGAGGGTCCagattttggaaaatatgttttctcttttctgggAAGACTGACACCACTCTTATGTCTAGAGACTGTCAGCTCAGTTAAACTTAGTTTATTTTAGCATAAAGGCACTCAGGAAGGGAAATGGCCCGccttttgtgacatcacaaagtcccagaagtcctgacggctggttcTAAGGTTCAGGTTCTGACTCTAGACTGTGAGGGTTTCTCTGAGACTTTAACTGGATTAATataaaacctggacctgatccaggaTCAGAGACCAGATGGAGGTCTACCTGTGGACCTTTCACATTAATTACATAACTTatcatttttacatattttgtgTTAATGACCTTGAGGCCACTGGAGTAGGGAGACAGATATGAGGACGGCATCGAGTCCATTTCCCCAGACTGACAGTTTCACACATGTAATTATTAACCTTTGAGTTCAGGTTAAGGATTGACTCCTGAACTTCAGGTTAACACTTTGGGAAAACGTACAGCACAACGACTTTTAATGGACAACAAACATTCCACATCCAGTCTCCACAGAGATGTTAACTGTTTTATTCTGGGACTACTTCCAATCTGTGtttctgtacgtgtgtgtgtgtgtgtgtgtgtgtgtgtgtgtgtgtgtttgcgtgttcaAAGCAGGGATTCATTCACATACGTGACACTTGACAgcatgtgaaaaacattttaatgtgtgcaGACGGAGGACGTTTGTTTGAAGATGGACAGATTAAGAGATTAAAAAGCGGCTCAGGCCTCATAAAGGCTGAGCTGACATGTTACAGCTGCTAGCATGTAATCTACCTGTTTGTATGCAGTGACCCTCAGATGATTTAAATGACCGTCAAGGTGAATAATTTTGTTGATAGTGGaagatatttatttgaaaagataCTCATTGTATAAGCTAGCACTGATTTGAAACACTTTAACATTTGTGAGTTACGTAGTATTAAGTCTGAAAACGTGAATATTCCAAagcatttcttcttttgtggGATGATTTCTGAAGTGACGCCATCACAGGTTCCATTACCAACCGGGGCAAATCAGGCTCCTGCCCCACCAACCCAACAGCCCCTggggcagtgtgtgtctgctggtttGTGGTCTTTAATTAAAGTACAGATGGAGTAAACCACTAAAGCCCAAACTGCTCCGTTTTGGTTTGAGTCTTAGCTGTCACTGTCAGCGTCTCCTTTTAATACTtgattttttaaaacttttctaCCAAAACTTTTGGGTCTGCCTGAGTTCACCCTTTTCCACTGCCAGCCGACTTTCTctactttttttatgtttctgagGAGGAACAAAATTTAGAAAAGGGTGGATACTGCCAGCTGTTTGTGCACCAACGAAAGGAGCAGGTTTAATCGGAGTGTTGTTTTTACATTGATGCTGATTGGAGCAGAGTCTCTGTTGGTGCCAAAAGCACGATGCTGGCGGTTCTTTTTCACTGTGGAGAAGGAGCTctatcacatttatttatactttaGGAAATGACCACAGAAGAGCAGACACGGTGCACATGAACGGGGGCGTGGAGGTGAAAGCCTGCTGATCGAACACAGCAGTCGACAGCCTTAAACTGTAACTGAGGACAGCTTAGACCTGCCTGCTGGTTCATATAGGTCTCATGTAGCAATCGGCTTCCAGTGAAGCTGCTGGTTGGCTGTGTGGCTACCAGTTTGTGTACTGGGAaaggtgaaaatgtgaaaagctAATTTTCTTCTTAGtaatattgtatttattgtttttttgttttgttttgttttttttttttggttctgtgAAACGGGCTTCCGGCTGTGAGACACAGCTCTTTTATCCAGAAACACTGTGTTCGGTTCTGACTGCTGTTTGTGTGATATTCCTGTAAAAACTCGGGCATTTGTTTGATGCTGAGAGAAAATGTAGAAGAAAATCACTCTATTTATGATGAGATGGTGTCATCTTaactttctgttgttttatgaGGGACCTCACGTAGCAATAAACATCTCAAGAGTCCACCTCAGAAATTCACTCACTCCTCCTTTGTATTGGTTTCTCATTAGATGTGATAACTTTTGCTTTACTTCATCCCGTCTGCATCCACCATCATCCTGTACTTCACTTGTTTCCTCctatttctcatatttttttcatccaacCTTTTTCCTGACTCCACTCCCGCCGCTCAAACGTATTGGAATTCCTTCAGTCCAAACCGGCtgagctgtttttattgttctctAACGGGCTGGACTTATCGGGTTTCCCGTGGTGTTGTTTTCAGCTGAGCGGCGGGGTGATGATTAGACCTGTATGGAGGTTAAATATTTTCTGGGCTAGTTTCTCGGGCCAGTGACTTTTCCACACTGTGTACCATTCATCgtctgttttgatttgacaTGTTCAGGTTTGAATTTCTTTGCACATGAGCGATAATAAGTCAGTATGTTTAAAGTTCTGAGAGGTGCAGAGCAGATTTGAGATGATTTTAAAGCCTGGAATATAAAAATAGTCGACAGTAAAGATCCAGGCAGGAGTGAAACGGAGTCCTGCTCCTGTTTGATGGGTTTTAATGTTCAGACATGTCTGACttattcatatttctttttttggatgaGCAGAGATTTAAAGTTATAAAAGTTAAAGCAATGTGTACAAACTATTTTATATAACATCATGTGAGGCATTTGAACGAACACAAGAGGTTAATAAAGCTGAGATATATTTCTCTACAGAAAATCTGTGTTGATTCAGCTGAGTCTGCAGGTGTTTTTGGTATATGTACTGTACAACATTTGTCTAACATACATAAGATACAGTTGTGTATTCACGGTTGCAGTTCAGTTAGTCTTACTttgtataatataaaaatataacttctgtaaaaaaaaaaaaaaaactttgggaGTTTTAAATTTCCACTTttccactgacctttgaccccaaaTTCTGAGTTCAAAGTTGAAATTTTCCTTCAAGGTTAAAGTCACATGACGTCATGAGGCTCCTGGTGATGAACGACTTGTTATGAAAACAAAGATGGGCGGGGCCTCCTCCTTGTTGTCTCTCCTTCCATTGGCTGTGAGGTCACACCCCGGAACAGAAGGAGGGGACCCGGAATGGACGGCGGTTCCCGCGCGTGAATGTGCGCGGATCCAAAATGGCCGCCGCACACGGAACAGTTTCGCGTTCGCTCGGTCGGTGGGCGGGGCCACTGCGGGGAGCTGGAGTCACATGACCCGCGCGGAGCCAAGCTGACCAATTCCAATATGGTGGCCAGCTTGGCAGGTCTTCGGTTCCTGTTGATGATAGTGTCGTTCTGCGGGATCGGGTACGGCGCCGACGGCCAGGGAGCCCCGCCGGTCCTCGGGCTGAGACTGGAGGACCCGGCCCGGCCGGTGTGCATGAAGGGCCGGATCATCTCGGCGCCAGAAGGAGCCACGTTCCGGCTCCGGCTGTTCGGGGCTGGTCTGAATGGGAGCTGGCCCTCGGTGGCCTTCGCGGGGGAAGCTGGCGGGGAGGCGGCGGGGGTCGGCCCCGCTCCGGACCCGTGCGAGCAGGAGTCCCGCCGCCGGGAGTCCGCCTTCCAGGTGACGGGGCAGCTCGTCCCGGACGAGCAGCACAGCGGGCTGATCACCGTGGAGGTCCGGCAGGGCGGCCGGTGGACCGACTACCACCTGTGCGTGCTGAACGGGGCCGAATGGACGTCCGTGGGCCCGGACCGGCTGCGGGTCGGCCCCGACGAGGGGCCGCTGCCGGCGGACCACATCCCGTCCTGGGGGCTGGTCCTGCTGGTCGTGCTGATGCTGCTGGTCTGCGGGCTGCTGAGGACCGTGAACCTGAGCCTGCTGTGGCTGGACCCGGTGGAGCTCTACGTCCTCCACAGCTGCGGGTCCGAGGAGGAGAAGCGGGCGGCCAAGCGCCTGGAGCCGGTCAGGAGGAGGGGGAACTTCCTGGTAAGTTTCTGCAGAAAGGGAGGCTGCAGGAGGACCGTGGTCCGGTCCCTGACCCGTGTCCTCCGCCCTGTCTCCACCCCAGACCTGCTCCCTGCTGTTCCTGTGCGCCCTGGGACACTCGGCCCTGGGGGTGCTCCTGTTCCGGGCCCTGGGCTCCATCCTCTCCGCCGTCTTCACCTGCggcttcttcatcttcttcctggCTGAGCTGGTTCCTCACATCATCTGCTCCGGTTACGGCTTCCAGCTGGCGCCCTCTCTGACCTGGCTGGCCCAGGTCTGTCTGGTGCTCACCTGTCCCCTGTCCTGCCCTCTGggcctgatcctggacctggccCTGAGGAGGGACATCAGCACCTGTGGGATCAGGGAGAGGGCGATGGAGATGATCCGCACCAGTGTGAACGACCCTTACAGGTAAACTGAGGTCAGcggcagcagcttcagctgcagGAATACTGTTTCATATTTAACTGAAGATCTGTTTGACTGTTTGAtcagaaataatgaagaaaaacatgaaatagaCTGGAAAAGGTTAATCACATTTCAACAgttttgctgatttattttctaatattcTTCCTGAAGCTTTCTGCAGTGGGACAGAAACGCActgttgtgtggtgtgttgtgatTTGGCTGGTTAGGGTACAATGAACATCACGTGACCTTAACTGTGCCAAGTCGGCCAATTAATGAATTAAGTTTCAGTGAATTCACACAAAAGACAGCAACAAATGGAGCTGATGACAGCCGTCTCCCCAAAGTTCCTCTTCACAAATGTTCCTTATAAACTGTATTTTTGTAGCTTTACAGTTTTACAGCCAGCTGTGCATGTGCACGTGTACATTTTTGGAATAAGGGCtacattaattttatttgatataaACATATTGTTTTCTTGATCTGAATGGTAATTAATACTGAATTGAAGATCACCAGCAGCTTTAaaattttcctttcttttttaactaAAATTGTATCATATGTAATGAAGCACATATTAGTTAATAATTTCATGCTTTGCGTTCATGTAGATAAAATTAgctgtgtatttattttcagggcTGTCCTTTCGACTCAGCTGATGCccgtgtgttgttgttgttgttgtctgtgcaGTGAGTTTGTAAAGGAGGAGTTCAGCCGCGGGATGCTGCGCATTAAGACGGTGGAGGACATCCTGACCCCCCTGAAGGACTGCTTCATGCTGCCCAGCTCGGCCGTGCTCGACTTCTCCACCATGTCTGAGATCATGCAGAGCGGATACACCAGGGTGCCCATTTAcgaggaggagaggtgggaaCGTCAGCAGTTCCTCAAACCTTTGtgctgtaaataaacaaaaagcttcGTGGAAACTCCGGCTGAAATAAGGAGTTTATCAGTTTagtgatttatgatttattatctttttttaagcagaaatTGTTGTTTCACCTCCTCAAATGTGAACATTTATTAGTTTCTAAAGTTTGACTGTTAAATATGCCGACCTGTGAGGATAATAAGGGAAATCTTTCACCATATTCTGTTTCTACATGCCAAACAAGCAGTTGATTATTTAAAGATAAACAACTGTCAGATACATCGATtaggttgaaaatgaaaatattttcatgtagCAAATAATTCACTGTACTATGTACATGGTAGTAAGAAGTCagttatcaaatcaaatcacatttatttgtagTCTGGTGCTCAACATGTGGCTTTATTTTTCAGGTCCAACATTGTGGAAATCCTGTACGTGAAGGATCTGGCTCTGGTGGACCCGGACGACTGCACCCCCATGACGACTATCACCAAGTTCTACAACCACCCACTGCACTTTGTCTTCAACGACACCAAGCTGGACGCCATGCTGGAGGAGTTCAAGAAAGGTGAGCTGTGGTCAACGTGGATCAGCTGCCAGGACTTCCTGGCTGTGCTGTAGACGTGGATGCACAGATAGCTGCCACTggcttgatttgatttgattctggATAAAACTTGAAAACTTCAGAATTCTTAGTTGAGTTATTATAAATGTATGAagctatttattttcttttatttccaaGGAGATCAATTAATTGTTATCATCCATAAAAATTAATAACGGCATTCGATGACTGAGTCTGAAATTTAAAGTGTCACATAGGTgtgttcacatttaaatgatttattacgtttattttattattattatctatttTTGGTAAAGTTTGACTCAGACTTGAGCTGTTTTGTACAGCCGGCttcatgtcaaataaaaatgaaactctATGGATGTGTAACTGCTACTTTGTAATGAAGAAAGACCACTAggatttgacctctgaccctttGGCTTGTACCAGGTAACTCTCACATGGCCATCGTCCAGAAGGTGAACAACGAGGGGGAGGGGGATCCGTTCTACGAGGTGCTGGGATTGGTCACCCTGGAGGACGTCATCGAGGAGATCATCAAGTCGGAGATCCTGGACGAGTCCGACGGCTACTGTGAGTCTTCGTGAACGGGCTTTTTGGTTCAGCATCTGGTGTCTTTGCTAAAGGCTgcgacctttgacccccccccctttcccttGTTAGTGGACAGGAAGGTGAAACGGCCGCTCCCTCAGCTGGAGATTCCTCTGGAGCCTCGCAGCGTCCACGAGGAGTTTTCTCTGTTCAAGCCTCCTGAGGGGGAACCCAAGATCCGAACATcgccacagctgctgctggcaaCACACCGCTTCCTGtccagaggtgtgtgtgtgtgtgtgtgtgtgtgtgtgtgtgtgtgtgtgtgtgtgtgtgaggtcaacttcaacttaaatgaaataaagtctCGGTCTCAGTTGCACAAAAAGAGTTTTCCacataaacaatgaaacattttaaggtTTCGTCTGTTAGTTTGAAACAGAATCTCAGAAGTCAGGCTAATAAAGACCGACCTCCAggatttgacctctgaccctttctgtatgtttgtgacAGAGTGGAAAGATGGACGACTTTACATCACGTTCTCAGTGAATGTGTGACGGTTTAACACAGCAGGTGTAATGATTATATTCCTGTCGTTTATCTTTCAGCCAAACATTTACTGTCAGTTCAtttgacctgaaaacatttttaatccatCACTGACATGCACACTACTGCACGTTACTGatgctgcttttaaatgaaatgattctaaaagtgaacaaacacactgactcgGAATTAAAGCTGCAAGTTACTTGAGGTCCGCTTGGTTGTGTTTGGTCCACTGTCTGagtgtctgacctttgacccttacAGAGGTGGAGCACTTCAGCCCTGGACGGGTGTCAGAGAAGGTCCTGTTCCACCTCCTCCGTCACCCC
This sequence is a window from Echeneis naucrates chromosome 12, fEcheNa1.1, whole genome shotgun sequence. Protein-coding genes within it:
- the cnnm3 gene encoding metal transporter CNNM3, with product MVASLAGLRFLLMIVSFCGIGYGADGQGAPPVLGLRLEDPARPVCMKGRIISAPEGATFRLRLFGAGLNGSWPSVAFAGEAGGEAAGVGPAPDPCEQESRRRESAFQVTGQLVPDEQHSGLITVEVRQGGRWTDYHLCVLNGAEWTSVGPDRLRVGPDEGPLPADHIPSWGLVLLVVLMLLVCGLLRTVNLSLLWLDPVELYVLHSCGSEEEKRAAKRLEPVRRRGNFLTCSLLFLCALGHSALGVLLFRALGSILSAVFTCGFFIFFLAELVPHIICSGYGFQLAPSLTWLAQVCLVLTCPLSCPLGLILDLALRRDISTCGIRERAMEMIRTSVNDPYSEFVKEEFSRGMLRIKTVEDILTPLKDCFMLPSSAVLDFSTMSEIMQSGYTRVPIYEEERSNIVEILYVKDLALVDPDDCTPMTTITKFYNHPLHFVFNDTKLDAMLEEFKKGNSHMAIVQKVNNEGEGDPFYEVLGLVTLEDVIEEIIKSEILDESDGYLDRKVKRPLPQLEIPLEPRSVHEEFSLFKPPEGEPKIRTSPQLLLATHRFLSREVEHFSPGRVSEKVLFHLLRHPSVNQEVHFDPSNRLSPGHYLYTRNHPVDYFILLLQGRVEVEIGKEGLKFENGAFTYYGVSALTLPSSVHQSPVSTQRHSPRDPFEAAEATSPSSYCPDYTVRALTDLQLIRVTRLQYLNALMASRVGQSPDPPEIKILPNSQTKLLNDRNTTQGGSRTPESSTEEEAHG